A single region of the Triplophysa dalaica isolate WHDGS20190420 chromosome 15, ASM1584641v1, whole genome shotgun sequence genome encodes:
- the ppp1r14d gene encoding protein phosphatase 1 regulatory subunit 14B, whose amino-acid sequence MASEPGTQSRVMFQTKEVEPAQRKLGKLTVKYNRKDLQRRLDIEEWIDGQLHLLYDCEEDDIPELEIDIDELLELTDEEQRSRLQELLQECGKPKEDFINGLLYRMKGLRKMSGSMKK is encoded by the exons ATGGCGTCGGAACCGGGCACTCAGTCCAGAGTGATGTTTCAGACCAAAGAGGTGGAGCCTGCCCAACGGAAACTGGGCAAACTAACGGTCAAATACAACCGCAAAGATCTCCAGAGGAGACTGGACATCGAGGAATGGATAGACGGCCAACTGCACCTGCTGTACGACTGTGAG GAGGACGACATTCCCGAGCTGGAGATCGACATCGATGAACTTCTGGAGCTCACAGATGAGGAGCAGAGATCTAGACTGCAA GAGCTTTTGCAAGAATGTGGAAAGCCAAAGGAG GACTTTATCAATGGACTGCTTTATCGGATGAAGGGACTGCGCAAGATGTCCGGATCTATGAAGAAATAG